The Chaetodon auriga isolate fChaAug3 chromosome 20, fChaAug3.hap1, whole genome shotgun sequence genome contains the following window.
GAAAACTAGTTACTGTGAGAACCTGCTCCTGTATGACAAAAATCCTCTTTGTCTGATCCGTGGCCCTGCTCCACAGATAATAGAGCAAAATGTGGCCTGAGGGAGATAATTTGTTCCCAGATCTTCAGATCGCAATATTTTCATTTGAGCCCAGGAGGGGATCTCTTGAATTGCCAGCTTCCTTTGTGTTCCAACAAGGGGCACGAAAGTCTTGTcaattaatttttcttttattccagACCACAGAGCGCCTGAGTGATTTCAATTATCAACCAATTAAGAGGTGTTTCCTTTTATTGACAGGCTTTGATTCCGTGCGTATCCATATTGTTTGAAAATAAGACAGGACAGGGGTGTTAAATCACTTGAACATTGTTTTCTCCCCAGTAGCAGCCTTTCTGTTCCGTCCCTTGGGTCACACAAGCGCAACAAAAGAACCTTACATGCCGTTGAACCCTCTTCCACAGTGGTGCCCgacaaaaaaaggagaagaagaaaaaaaaaagaagcaagaaacaaaacaaacaaatcccaTTAAGGggattcacacagacacacacgaaaCAGCCGGCGTTTTGCGTGACAAGACTTTGGGAATAGATGGAGACAGGTGCTAATATTCCGCAAACAGGTCAACATCAAACAGGCGCAGTCTGCGTCAAATCCAGCCCAGACAAAAAGCTGAACTTCTGAACCTCGTGGACGTAAGTTAAAGGTCTGATTGCTTGATGAAATGGGGCGATTGGAAGTGACAAGCGGAAAATGTCTCTGTCTTGCACACTTTACCGCTTATGGCCACTTGACTTCAGATTTCCTGACAGGCGCCGAGGCATTTATACTGGTTTATTTAGCTCTTTCCTGCAAGACCAACACTTTGAGGACTCAATGTGAATACTTGCAATGCCTGTTTTGGcctgtgtgaaacagaaatgtttgaaatccACCGAAGAAGGGTGCTTTATCTGAAACACGCACAGGATGAGCTACAAGGATGTTAAAATTACTGCACAACAGAATAAAGCAGACAAAAGAAATGCACCACGCAGTGAGAATATTAGAAGAATATTAAAGTGATTTTCAGCGGGAAAGAGCCAAATAGGAGCcaaataaagtgtgttttatgaagtGTAATATCTCAAAGCGGCCTTGGCTTTTTCCACCCAGCACTcataaagcaggaaaatgacACATAAAGCCTCAATCATGGAgttaaaataaatgacttttatTCAAACATCGACGagtttaaataaaacacaatccCAGTCTAAAATACATGTTTCGTATTTTCTTATGAAAATAATCTCTGTACATAATGTCTTCTTCTTgctacaacaataaaaaaaaataagtaaagTACGCGTCCATCAGTCAGTTCATTGATACATTTCCGTGGGCTCACTGGTGAATTAATTTACGACAAATGATCATGTGTTGCGCTAGTGTGGACGTGAATTTTCCTTTCTAATGCACCGAACTATATTTTCCCAGTTAGAGAGGGTTATTGTGACAAAAATACCAGTTCAGTTCCAGTGCTACTTTTACCATGAGGCCCACTAAAGCAGACATGCGTAATAAGTAGTCATTTTAAGAGATGTGAAGGTTAATGGAGGATAAATTAGTCTTTCATGACGCAGCCCAGCAGACGCAGATAGACGGTCTACACCTCTGTTCCTTCCCGGCTGTATATGAGGTTATTAACACTGAAATGGTTGGAGAGGCTCTGTACTGATGTGTAATAGTTCATTCTGTTGTTGTCAGAGTTCAGAGGAGAGATTAAAGTGGGCGAGTAGGAGCCCAGTCCTGACATGCCCTCTCTGGTCTGAGACAGTCCCCCGAGATGCCCGGAGCCGTAGTCCCGCTCCCCGCCCCGGGAGCCGtcgctgccgccgccgctggACGCCAGCAGCGAGTTGACGCTGGACACGAAGCTGCTGAAACACGGACTGTGCTCCGCGGAGGGAGACGGGGACGATTTGGGCTCCGTGGAGGCCGGGGATCCGTGCAAGCTGGGCggggaggagctgaggaggctgGCCGTGTCGGAGAGCTTGTGCGGGCCGTCCTCTGACTTGACGGGGAGAGCTGCGCCGCTGTCAGCTCCGTTTATGTCggctctccttttcctcttccgCCTGAAGTTCCCGTTATCGAACATCTTCTCACAGTTGGGGTCCAGCGTCCAGTAGTTTCCTTTACCTGGATGAGggataaaaacaataaaagtcaAACTTTGGGCTCAGATTTTCCCTGCGCACTGCTGAACCGACAATAAACCGGGATTGTTCCAGTTGTTCTGAGAGCGGTGTCATCAATTTTCATCAAGAGTTTtatcaagaaaaaaacagcatcaatacTGCACACGTGATTCAAGCCACagatttaataaaaaatatttaattttgtcAAAAACATCCGAGACTCACCGGGGTCATCCTCGTCTCGAGCCACTTTTTTGAAGCAGTCGTTCAGTGACAAGTTGTGGCGGATTGAATTCTGCCATCCAGCTTTACTCTTCTTGTAGAAAGGGAAGTTGTCAGCTACGTACTGATAGATCTGACTCAGAGTCAGCTTTTTGTCTTGGGCGTTCTGGATGGCCATCGCGATCAGTGCTGAGTAGGAGTAAGGTGGTCTGACCATCTTGAAGAGTTCCTGCTGGCTGGATATGGACAACCATCCCAGATCTGCTCCACCGAAACCGGTGGGAGGCGGTAAGAACTGCCTCTGGTTCGACCCATATCCGGACTGAATATAGGACGTGCCGTTGTTCCCGGGAAGATAAGGAGAGGAGTTGATGCTGGGTCCGTTCAGCCACAGGTACGGGTTCGTGGACGGTGAGGTGTACTCTCCGAGGCCATAGCTGGAGGGGTGCGTCGGCGGCCTCTGggggtgatggtggtggaggtTCTGCTGGTACACCCCGTAGTTGTCGCAGTACACGGCCATGTCTAGGAGCTCCTGAGCGCTGTGGTGCTGAAGAGGGCTGGTCTGCTGGTTAGAGGGTTGGTGTCCAAAAGCGTTCATAATCCGCCCTAACCAGATTCCCAAACTAATTTCGTCTGTGCGTCTCTCCCTCAGGACTGAACTCATCCTCAGAGGGAGGAGTATTTATGCGCAGCGCCCGCAGCCTCCACAGGTAGCCCATTGAAGAAAACTTTTGGGCTGGTCACAcccctgttttcagtcctgCTACAGCCCTGTTGTATTGAGCCAATCTCCCTATCAATGAGCACCGATACTCCCTTTAAGCGCCTTTAAGGCACGTTAGTGACTTCTAACGATTGCTCGTGCGTAATTACGCACTGGGGCTTGTATTGGCCATGACAAACTTTTTATATTTACAGTTTATGTTTAACAAAACTCGCAAAGACAAAGTGAAGTACAGAGTGGAGTCATGGCACTATGTGATGTAGGCATTATGATAAAATATTAAAGGTCAGCAGAATAATTATTTCTCCTAAACTTTTCCGTTTTCCAAATATTGCGGGTCCTTTTTGCCTGATATTTCATCTTTGTTGTTATGATACAGTGATTCAAGGACTAATTCAGGTTACAGCGGCGCACTCATGcatgaaaagcaaatatttgattttcttttacaaaCTTCAAGTGTCACAAACAGATCATCATCAGTCACAAATAAATGCACGTCTAAAAATACATGTATCAGCACCGTCGATGAACGATAAATAAGGGCCACAACAGCTCGATAAAAATAGAATTAATTCTAACTCAAGTGTTTTTGCGCACTTAATGTCACCATGCAGAACTCGCTGAACTTTGCGCAGGTTTAGTGTCAAACTTAAACAACGGAGACCCGCATGTCTTTGGAAGAAGCCACCCTCCACTGAAAGAAACTCGTTTGCAATAAACACTTCACAAGTGCCGCAAGTTTAGTGTCAACAAGTGACTcgtggaaaaaaaatacaggcaGGAGGCCTCCAAAGAAAACACCTTTACTATACCTGCCCTGTAATAAAACCCCCTCTAATGTGTAATCATGTCATTCTATTACATTAACCTCTGTGAAtttaacaacaaacacaaacgaACAAAATAACAGCGTTCAACAGGTTTTCTCCCACTTTAACATTTGAGATACATGAAAGGGGTTTAATAACTCAGATCACTGAAATCAGAAGTAGAACTTTTATTGTATAGTAATGCGAGAAGATTAGAATAAGATGAGGAATTAATGAGGGTGACTTTAACTATAACAAGTTTCTCCAGGTCAATATGTCACACAGTGTAAGAATATGGAGCTCCTATTAAAGGGATTTTGCACAAAAAATAAGAATCTGCTCCAACAAACTTCACACTAATTTTATGAATTTGTTCAGGTGGACGCTGCCAACCCCTGGTGGTTTCTAAAGCTGACCTCTGGCAGGCAAATAGTCCGAGTTTCGATTGAGAGGAAAGTGGGAATTAAAGACGATAAAGCCCACCGATCCTTCAGTCGCTCTGGAAGATTTGTTTAAGCTTATTTCTAATTTAACACAACCACTACAGACTAATAATCCACacagatttgatttttttttctgcgtcTGGAAACAGGCCAGAAGCTCTGTCTGTGGCGCGTTTAGGACTCCAATGAAAATGAAGCCGAACAAGTCAGTTTTGGATTTGGATGCATTCAGGTCTGCTGTCATCCCTGCGAACAGTGcgctctgcaggctgctgccgGACCCCGCACTAATCGGCCGAACATTCCTCCTCTCCATGACCTTGATGTAATTGTTTGGCTCCGAGGTGTTGTCCCGACCACAGGCTGTACAGCAGCAGCGAGCAGTGGACTCCACGGGGGGGAGGTGGCATTTAACCCCcagatgaaaacaacacaacCTGTTAGGTGTCTAACACCGAGTGCAGCTAATtactgctgactgctgactggACATCTGAATCTGGAACAGTTCAAGCAAAGACtgcactgctcctcctcagccgAACACTAAATATTCACAATCTTAAAGGAGGttttgtgaagctgcagctatCAGGATCCTTTATGCCCtctaaagcttttttttttctggaggcAGATAATAATGTAGCTTGTGTTGTAAggaatttcagattttttttattagacaGCACTGATTCcgaaaaagttgggatgctgcataaaataaacagaatgcagtctttgcaaacaaactgtggcctctgagctcatgcagtaacatccttcatacaatcatgtgttcacaaagtggtgaacctcgctccatcctcacctgtgaacgactgagcctttccaggatgcccctttcatacccaatcatgataatatcacctgttaccaatcaacctgattacctgtggaatgttccaaacaggtgtttctggagcatttcacaactttcccagtctttagctgctcccgtaccaacttttttttgttgctggcatcaaattcagaataagcatatttacaaaaattaataaagttaatgaggcaaaacattaaatatattgtctgtgtgctgttttcatttcagcatgtGTCAATaaggatgagcaaatgatcgtgttctgttttatttatgtttcacacagcagccCAACCTTCAGGGCTGTCTTCTCACCCATTAGTTCTTTTGCACTGTGGTTTATTAAAAATAGGCAGACATCAGAAATCAGGTGTCGGCAATTTTTGTGCTGAAGCAGCCATCAATCACCGTTTTCtatcttttttccctctcagatTAAGTTCAGAGATGTCAAACTTGGCCTCGACATGGCAACCTCAAGCCCCCGTGTCATTGTAAAGCAATAACTCAAAcatgctgactgtgtgtgtgggaggggaggggtgggaCGGGTTGTCTATTGTTGCTCTGCCATGTCTGTCTTCATCCCCTGTTTCCTCAAGCTTTTTGAGGTCACGGGAGCTTTTCTTTGGGAGATCAGGTCAATCACGGTGGGGTCACGGATGCAGGGCAGAGCTGCCGCAGGCCCCTTCGGGCTGAGCCGGCGGTGCTGCAGGTGATGGGAGAATCACCCATTCTGCTCCATTCAGTACTTACTCAGCACACTTTACTCCTGGGACTACAGCTAAATACTTACAGGAATCAACAAAGGCCCTCTGGGTTAATAAGGCTTGTTTTCTACCTTGGCTTTAACCATGTGGCTGCATGAATTAGACATCTGCTAACTGTTTATTGCTTTGAAGTAATTACCAGACCATTAGATGCACTTAAGGCCAATAAAATCATGAGAGGCCCAGATAAAGTCATTAATTCTGACTGTGTAAACAAAATGATCCCTTTGTGCAGCCAGAGGCTTGTCCTTCTCAGAGTCTCCCCCCAGTGGAGGAACAAagccaaaacagacaaaacagcttGAGTGCTAATTAATGCTCAGCCTGGGTGCAGAGTGACGCGTGAGACTAAAAGCTGCTCTTGCTGAATACTTTGCAGAAAGTTGATTCCTCCACAGCCCTGACTGTGCAGGAGATTTAAAGACACTTGAAGTGTTGTGATGTGAAACTTGGCAGGCAGAGGAACTGTCTGGCCTCGGAGCATCCTTCATCACTACACTCACTGGTCTTTATTCTTCAAGATGGCAGACACATCCGCTGTAAGAAACATTTATAATGGATCGCTAGCTGAgctttgcacttttttttttcaactcgTTTCAGGAGTTTAAGGGGATGAATAATGGGTATTTTTAAGAGCAAGCTCTCACTTTTCTTATCAAATGCTTCCAAtttcacattgtgttgttttgtgacAACCTATGTGGATGTTGATAAAATGATGTACAgcattttaaacacacatttggCTGCGGCACAATGCAAGATCTCTGCAGAGATGTCATTTTGAAAGGCCAGCGATATATTTCTAAATAAGCAACAGagcgataaaaaaaaaagctagatTTTAAGTTAAAGATGGCTTCATGCATGTTTCAAATATGTAGAAATATTCTGTTcagaataataatttgtgtccATTATTGTTTACTCATTCCCCCTCTTTGAAAATCCAGCATCTAGGAATATGAAAGCattcaaatttactgattttaGCTTTTACCACTGCAGTTTAGCTGTGAAATGTCTGAGGCTATGATGGATTGTTTGTACCTGTTGGTTTTGGCTTGTGGGTATTTGAGGCGGGAACCTGAAGGCAAGGTCTGAACCTCTGGGTGCAGGAGGTGGCTGTTGTCAGACAGGAAGGATTCTGCTTTCTTTAACAACTGATTTATATGACAAACTCACACAAATCAGGCTTTTCTGTTGCGTACCcgtgatgctgctgcagacctTGATCACCTTTGTTAATGCGTTTTTCTGTTTAAGAGTGAGAGAAGCGTACCAAGGGAACATAAAAATAGACTCAGTAAAAGATCTGTAAAGCAGAGCCATCAGGGACCTGTCAACACCCGACTTAGCAAGCTTCCGCAGGCGAAAGAGGCGCTGCTGGCAAGCcagttgtgatgtcacaaaatcacCTGGCACACGGACGTCTTCAGCTCCgatttaaggtgagcacagagaaatgtTCAGCAGaccaacatgaaaacaaagtccATCATTCTGCGCAGTGAAGGCCAAACATCCAGGTGACACTGGGCATATTTTTGAGCAGGTGGGTAGCCTCACCTCAAGTTTCAGCTGCCGTGCATAAATATCACAGGGCGTTCGTCTACCTGCGAGGCCCAAGGAGGAGAGCATGTTTCTTAGTAATTAGATGCTTCTCTCTGTGCAGTCCCCTCTGACCAATTACTGTTTGGCCCTGACAGTCAGTCTCCAGGAGCGAAGGAGGCAGccctgcagacagcaggctgACCGAGGGAGAAATACAACCAGCCCGGCCTtctgcttcactgctgctggttGCATTATCTTAATTCTGGGCAGATTTACACCTCTGCCCCTGATTACATCCTCGGAGAGATCAGATGTTACCGGTCTGTTAGAGCCAAAATCACACTGTGCTGGGCTCACCGTGAGCTGCAGGGAGGTTAGATATACTGTGTTTCCTCGTGTGGTCCTTAAAAGACAGTAATGTGGCACAGGGAGAGCCATGAAATGAGATTTTGTAAGCAGAGATATTTCAACTCTAAAATGCCATCAGCCATTAAATAACTGCTGCTTCAATTCACTGGTGCAAAGACTGCATGGACATGATTTGATGTAGTGGGAAAGAGGTGGTGTTGAGACTATTCATTTGACCTTAAAATTATATATAC
Protein-coding sequences here:
- the foxi1 gene encoding forkhead box protein I1, translating into MNAFGHQPSNQQTSPLQHHSAQELLDMAVYCDNYGVYQQNLHHHHPQRPPTHPSSYGLGEYTSPSTNPYLWLNGPSINSSPYLPGNNGTSYIQSGYGSNQRQFLPPPTGFGGADLGWLSISSQQELFKMVRPPYSYSALIAMAIQNAQDKKLTLSQIYQYVADNFPFYKKSKAGWQNSIRHNLSLNDCFKKVARDEDDPGKGNYWTLDPNCEKMFDNGNFRRKRKRRADINGADSGAALPVKSEDGPHKLSDTASLLSSSPPSLHGSPASTEPKSSPSPSAEHSPCFSSFVSSVNSLLASSGGGSDGSRGGERDYGSGHLGGLSQTREGMSGLGSYSPTLISPLNSDNNRMNYYTSVQSLSNHFSVNNLIYSREGTEV